DNA from Salmo trutta chromosome 14, fSalTru1.1, whole genome shotgun sequence:
GAGTAGAGGAGGTGAGAGACCGCCCTTTCTGGGAAAATAACTGAACTTTGTCTCCTCCCCCAAGGCTTAAAATAAGAGCACAcactcttctctctcacacacaacatTTTATCGTCGGATAGTTGGTCGCTGTGCTGAAAATCTTCCAGAACTTGTAAGTAAAATATTGCCTGTTGATTTAAGATATGTTATTACATTATATATGTTTACATAGTGCCAGTGATGAAGTCACTGAGtctaatttaatttattttaacatCTTAATGTGTTTTGCAGATTCCTGACCTACGCTCCaaagcacagatctaggatcagctcatcCTCATCAAATCCAAACCAGGACCTGAATAAACCACAAGGGGAACACTGACCTCAGACCAGCAATTTAAACCCCACGTCTTCCTGCCCAGACACTGACTCTctgtctagagttcctctgtgctcCAGCcgtatatccatccatccatccatccatccatccatccatccgtccatccacACCCCAGCCATCCAGCCATGGGTCTGATGATCGAGGACATGGAGTGCTGCGTCTGCCTCCAGTCCTACTCTCGTAGGGAGAAGATCCCTCGGATGCTCCACTGTAAGCACACAGTCTGTGGGCTGTGCTTGCAGGCAATGTCCAGGCACCAGAGCGGCCTACTGACAGTCTGCTGCCCACTGTGCCGTTGGATCACCTGCACCGAGCCCAGCCTCACCCTGCCGGGGTCGCTGTGGGTTAACACTGAGATCTGGGACCAGATACTAGACACacaacaggaagaggaggaggaagaggaggaagagtggaaggaagctaacagacagacacagaccactacacagtacacatGGTGAGTACCCCAAGCAAAGGTGGATGGAAACCTGGAGAAACcttcctctgctctcttctcttcctcccattttgctctgctatcactctctgctatctctctctgctatcactctctgctatcactcTCCCCTTTGCAGCGCtctgcttttttttctctctctcgctgtatctctctctcgtatctcttgttctctctctcgctctctctctctctcgctcatctctccttttctctctctctgctctctccctttctgtatcACTACATCTATTGGTCTTGATTTCTCTCTTCATCAGTTGTATTGTTGTACTGTGATGGTTTTACTTTAGGTGACAGTTTCCTCACGTTGATGGTATTATACAGCTTCCTTTTTAGGTTCAGAAGTCTGTTCAATTACTAAActgaaattctctctctctctctctctctctctgcctactctGTTTCTTTCCCCCTACTCTCCTGTCCTCCAGGTCTCCATCAAGGCATTGTGGCCTGAGGCTCAAACTACAGAATTTCCTGAGGAGGATGAAGCACAATGTACTGTAAACCGAGAAGACGAAgagcagagaagaagaagactggATGTTACCATTTCAGAGTAGGAGATACTCATTGAGTAATGAAGCTAATTCACTAAACAGGACCGACCGGGGATTTTCAATAATGAGGCAAGATTGAACCAATTATTCATGTGATTTGGGTTTGATTGACTTTGGGTATGTGtaatgttctcagtcaacttacctggtaaaataagggttaaataat
Protein-coding regions in this window:
- the LOC115207258 gene encoding E3 ubiquitin-protein ligase RNF186-like isoform X2; its protein translation is MGLMIEDMECCVCLQSYSRREKIPRMLHCKHTVCGLCLQAMSRHQSGLLTVCCPLCRWITCTEPSLTLPGSLWVNTEIWDQILDTQQEEEEEEEEEWKEANRQTQTTTQYTWSPSRHCGLRLKLQNFLRRMKHNVL